The following is a genomic window from Paenibacillus sp..
GGATAATATCGTATGGGCTCTTCATTACGCGAACACCTCCTCGACTTTCTTGGCGGCATCCTTCGTGATGATGAGCTTGTCGTAACCGAGAACGTCGAGCACGTTAATGCCTTCCGCCGAAACGAACTTCGCGTTCGGCAAGTTCCGTACGGACAATGCTACATTATCGTCGTATTCCGCCGTTACCACGAGCGCCTTGCGGTCAACCTTCAGGTTGTTCAGAAGCGCCGTGATTTCTTTCGTCTTCGGAGCCGCGATCGAAAGCGCGTCGAGAACGATGATTTCGTTGTCGAGTACTTTCGAAGACAATGCGGACTTAATCGCCAGACGGCGAACCTTCTTCGGCAGCTTGAATCCGTAGCTGCGCGGAGTCGGTCCGAAC
Proteins encoded in this region:
- the rplD gene encoding 50S ribosomal protein L4, whose amino-acid sequence is MPKVALYNVSGAQVGEVELADTVFGVEPNKYVMHDAVLLQQASLRAGTHKTKGRSEVRGGGRKPWKQKGTGRARQGSIRSPQWKGGGIVFGPTPRSYGFKLPKKVRRLAIKSALSSKVLDNEIIVLDALSIAAPKTKEITALLNNLKVDRKALVVTAEYDDNVALSVRNLPNAKFVSAEGINVLDVLGYDKLIITKDAAKKVEEVFA